A single window of Stigmatella aurantiaca DNA harbors:
- a CDS encoding BREX protein BrxB domain-containing protein, translated as MSSLDSTFAELRVKLQSIDRVSPTHIDPFFHFVHAPEETAALVDRIRRWKASLQSDGWKVRVVSLAEEMWRVIDESGRWEDWREVEADAEPAQAITAVADTLRTKQGLGQGGLAKAILDVVSDDTPDRLVLLTDAALLHPFFRVRVIEEVVHDRVRAPTVLFYPGSRAGEFGLRFLGIYPEDPNYRSNIVGGER; from the coding sequence ATGTCCTCGCTCGACTCGACGTTCGCTGAACTGCGCGTGAAACTCCAGAGCATCGACCGCGTCAGCCCGACGCACATCGACCCGTTCTTTCACTTTGTGCACGCGCCTGAAGAAACGGCAGCTCTCGTAGACCGGATCCGTCGATGGAAGGCATCCCTCCAGAGCGATGGATGGAAGGTGCGCGTAGTGTCGCTGGCTGAGGAGATGTGGCGCGTGATCGACGAATCAGGGCGCTGGGAAGACTGGCGTGAGGTCGAAGCAGATGCTGAGCCTGCTCAGGCCATCACGGCCGTGGCCGATACACTTCGTACGAAGCAGGGACTTGGGCAAGGGGGCCTCGCGAAAGCGATCCTCGATGTTGTCTCGGACGATACGCCTGATCGGCTCGTCTTGCTGACCGATGCGGCGCTGCTGCACCCGTTCTTCCGCGTGCGTGTGATTGAGGAAGTGGTGCACGACAGAGTGCGTGCACCTACCGTTCTTTTCTACCCGGGCAGCAGGGCGGGCGAGTTCGGGCTTCGGTTCCTCGGAATCTATCCAGAGGATCCCAACTATCGGTCGAACATTGTCGGGGGAGAGCGATGA
- the brxC gene encoding BREX system P-loop protein BrxC, whose product MIQVRQLFSNERDIERTIEKVIDYYEDRPEKLDREIGEYVVTERLEHAYRQFIESFDAGVRLGDASEVGIWVSGFYGSGKSSFTKYLGFALGGDLRVGRVPFHEKLAALFKDQQLAQDLRRLSQKMPATIVFLDLARDQLIQNSAEPITNVLYAKVLDFVGYSKVPKLAEVEYRLDKDGRYEAFQQAYRAQFPGKGEWSEVHDDPLLGPARGAKLVSVFFPDDFPTPESFRTQNFQLSLTVDDIARRVVELLRRKKGRDVIVFLVDEVGQYVAPSTSLMLNLDGLVRSFKEVGRGKVWFVATAQQALDTIVDKAILNSAELYRLKDRFRPITLDAADIREITYKRLLTKSSEGEKRVSKLFRDHTQQLQLHTRVEGFGAGRALDAQSFTQMYPFLPVHFDVVMELIRRLARRTGGTGLRSAIRVIQDLLVDPTGSMKELTPIARREFGTLATAEDIYDGLRNDLGKEYPHVVEGVDRVMKHDLFGKNVLAVRIAKAIAALQPLEHFPRTAENLAALLFPKVDAPSHAESVREVLRGLVDTRELGIVEVRAEDAGDDAIGGSGFLFLSDRVRPYQSKRDEHRPTGGEKRQFQVDILRELFDPLPRTQLAGARWVSGGLWLGSTMISGSDADVRFMLEPVEPRLLEHRKDELLNETRVRSDYAAKIIWLVHWPPELDDDLTEACRSAHIVKSVPEHEADRDVAQFLRAEKRRLERRREAAAERMKEAMREGWLVFRGIARAVVEHGADALTAAQHILDQASQQVFKYFHLAPINAKTDLAARFLEVDRLDRITRDRDPLQLVQVRAGRPSLRHQESPLADVLREFKEKVDAAGTGRLQGSFVQDLFAAPPFGWPKDTTRYLFAALLVAGDVEFHTADGVLRTAGPKSADAVKNTAAFNRIGIAPRGIRPPLDALDRAARQLEGLFGIEVLPLEDHISRAVRVQIPPLMERVGSLPDRLRLLELPGEARARKVLQGCADLIQEDAGGAASLLGAPDNPLPDDIRWAKSVVDCLESGGEAQFRRASALRRDVGELASLFPEVVDLVDDPSMQQVAETLDSDTIFERLPALRNAVLSLESALAERYVRAVQSLEGQVRAAREALSANPLWKRISADDQAQLFALLPKVPSAQLSDPAAVVNELRRVLTTEAKVSGIVRAIEIELPTRIPQESEPGPKDEPEESPSGARVQLVRVRELLPDGVLVSATDIDKWLTQTRERLLAVVEFGPVRLAEGE is encoded by the coding sequence ATGATCCAGGTACGCCAACTTTTCTCGAATGAGCGTGACATCGAGCGCACTATCGAGAAGGTAATTGACTACTATGAGGATCGTCCCGAGAAGCTCGATCGGGAAATCGGCGAGTACGTCGTCACCGAGCGGCTCGAACACGCCTACAGGCAATTCATCGAAAGCTTCGACGCCGGTGTGCGGCTCGGTGATGCATCCGAGGTCGGTATCTGGGTGTCGGGCTTCTACGGATCGGGCAAGAGTTCATTCACAAAGTATCTGGGGTTCGCGCTCGGTGGCGACCTGCGGGTCGGTCGCGTGCCGTTTCACGAAAAGCTGGCCGCGTTGTTTAAGGACCAGCAGCTCGCCCAGGATTTGCGCCGCCTCTCCCAGAAGATGCCGGCTACCATCGTGTTCCTCGACTTGGCTCGTGACCAGCTCATCCAGAACTCAGCCGAGCCCATCACGAACGTCCTGTACGCCAAGGTGCTGGACTTCGTCGGCTACTCGAAGGTGCCGAAGCTCGCAGAGGTAGAGTATCGCCTGGACAAGGATGGCCGCTACGAGGCTTTCCAGCAAGCGTACCGAGCGCAGTTTCCTGGCAAGGGCGAATGGAGCGAGGTGCACGACGACCCGCTTCTGGGGCCAGCGCGTGGCGCCAAGCTCGTATCGGTGTTCTTCCCCGATGATTTCCCGACGCCGGAGAGCTTCCGTACACAGAACTTTCAGCTCAGTCTCACCGTAGACGATATAGCACGGCGAGTCGTTGAACTGCTTCGTCGCAAGAAGGGGCGCGACGTCATTGTCTTCCTGGTCGACGAGGTCGGACAGTACGTCGCACCGAGCACGTCGCTCATGCTTAACCTCGACGGATTGGTGCGCAGCTTCAAAGAGGTGGGACGTGGAAAAGTGTGGTTTGTCGCTACTGCCCAACAAGCACTAGATACAATCGTTGATAAGGCGATCCTCAATTCGGCGGAGTTGTACCGATTGAAGGATCGTTTTCGGCCTATCACTCTCGACGCGGCTGACATCCGCGAAATCACCTATAAGCGTCTGCTCACCAAGAGTTCTGAGGGTGAAAAGCGCGTCTCCAAGCTGTTCCGCGACCACACCCAGCAGTTGCAACTCCACACGCGCGTGGAGGGCTTTGGGGCGGGTCGCGCGTTGGACGCACAATCGTTCACACAGATGTACCCGTTTTTGCCGGTGCACTTCGATGTGGTGATGGAGTTGATCCGTCGTCTCGCGCGCCGAACCGGCGGTACTGGGCTCCGCAGTGCGATTCGCGTCATCCAAGATCTGCTCGTTGACCCCACGGGGTCAATGAAGGAACTCACGCCGATCGCGCGGCGCGAGTTCGGTACCCTCGCCACTGCTGAGGATATCTACGACGGCTTGCGGAATGATCTGGGCAAGGAGTATCCGCACGTCGTGGAGGGTGTCGATAGGGTGATGAAGCACGACCTCTTCGGGAAGAACGTGTTGGCTGTTCGGATCGCCAAGGCAATCGCTGCTCTTCAGCCTCTGGAGCATTTCCCACGCACCGCAGAGAACCTCGCCGCGCTATTGTTTCCAAAGGTGGATGCGCCTTCCCATGCTGAGTCAGTGCGAGAAGTATTGCGCGGGCTCGTTGATACCCGCGAACTCGGTATCGTCGAGGTGCGCGCTGAGGATGCAGGCGACGACGCCATTGGTGGATCCGGTTTCCTGTTCCTCTCTGACCGCGTTCGCCCCTACCAGTCTAAACGCGATGAGCACCGCCCTACTGGGGGGGAGAAGCGGCAGTTCCAGGTCGACATTCTCCGGGAGCTGTTCGATCCACTCCCGCGCACGCAGCTAGCGGGGGCGCGTTGGGTGTCTGGTGGGCTGTGGCTCGGGTCCACAATGATTTCTGGCAGCGACGCCGATGTGCGTTTCATGCTTGAGCCGGTAGAGCCGAGATTGCTTGAGCACCGCAAAGACGAGCTGCTCAACGAAACCCGTGTCCGTTCCGACTACGCTGCAAAGATTATATGGCTCGTCCACTGGCCCCCCGAACTTGACGACGATCTTACAGAAGCCTGTCGGTCGGCTCACATTGTGAAGTCCGTGCCGGAGCACGAGGCTGACCGCGACGTGGCACAGTTTTTACGTGCCGAGAAGCGACGCCTCGAACGTCGCCGCGAGGCGGCTGCCGAGCGTATGAAGGAGGCGATGCGCGAGGGCTGGCTTGTGTTCCGCGGTATTGCTCGCGCCGTCGTAGAGCACGGCGCTGATGCGCTGACCGCAGCCCAGCACATCCTCGACCAAGCCAGCCAGCAGGTGTTCAAGTATTTCCATCTGGCGCCCATTAACGCCAAGACAGATCTCGCTGCCAGGTTCCTTGAGGTCGACCGCCTCGACCGCATAACGCGCGACCGCGACCCGCTCCAACTGGTGCAGGTCCGCGCTGGTCGGCCGTCGCTTCGTCATCAGGAGTCACCCCTGGCCGATGTCCTACGCGAGTTCAAGGAGAAGGTGGATGCCGCTGGAACTGGACGTCTCCAGGGTTCATTCGTGCAGGACCTTTTCGCAGCCCCACCATTCGGTTGGCCCAAGGACACTACCCGATACCTGTTCGCGGCCTTGCTTGTCGCCGGCGACGTCGAGTTCCACACGGCTGACGGGGTCCTGCGGACTGCCGGTCCGAAGTCCGCTGATGCCGTCAAGAACACTGCGGCGTTTAACCGCATCGGGATCGCCCCGCGGGGCATTCGTCCCCCGCTGGACGCACTGGACCGTGCAGCTCGCCAACTTGAAGGGCTGTTCGGGATCGAGGTGCTTCCTCTGGAGGACCACATCAGCCGAGCGGTGCGTGTCCAGATTCCGCCGTTGATGGAGCGAGTGGGGTCGCTGCCGGATCGGCTGCGGCTGCTCGAATTGCCGGGCGAAGCTCGTGCGCGCAAGGTACTGCAAGGCTGCGCCGACCTCATACAGGAGGACGCTGGCGGCGCTGCGAGCCTGCTGGGGGCTCCCGACAACCCGCTGCCCGATGATATTCGCTGGGCCAAATCTGTAGTGGATTGCTTAGAATCCGGTGGCGAGGCCCAGTTCCGGCGCGCTTCCGCGCTTCGCCGAGACGTGGGTGAGTTGGCGTCACTGTTTCCCGAAGTGGTGGATCTTGTCGACGATCCATCGATGCAGCAGGTGGCCGAGACTCTCGACAGCGACACCATCTTTGAGCGCTTGCCCGCGCTCCGCAACGCTGTGCTCTCGCTGGAGAGCGCTCTGGCTGAGCGCTACGTCAGGGCAGTGCAATCGCTAGAAGGCCAGGTCAGGGCGGCCCGCGAAGCCCTCTCTGCCAATCCGCTCTGGAAACGCATCAGCGCTGATGATCAGGCTCAGCTCTTTGCTCTATTACCTAAGGTGCCATCGGCGCAGCTGTCGGATCCCGCAGCTGTCGTCAATGAGCTGCGACGAGTGCTCACTACCGAGGCAAAGGTATCGGGTATCGTGCGGGCGATCGAGATCGAACTCCCGACGCGGATCCCTCAGGAGTCAGAGCCGGGGCCGAAGGATGAGCCGGAGGAGTCGCCCAGCGGCGCGCGCGTTCAGCTTGTGCGCGTACGGGAGTTGCTGCCAGACGGTGTCCTCGTCTCCGCAACCGACATCGACAAATGGCTGACGCAAACCAGGGAGCGGCTCCTGGCGGTCGTGGAGTTTGGGCCGGTACGTCTAGCGGAGGGGGAGTAG
- a CDS encoding Eco57I restriction-modification methylase domain-containing protein, giving the protein MALHPKARKILTKAVNACRDALERDTRDQLERVFGFQRSGVPRPVTSLELDPSELAISEALREWHRHLTGLFRGTQEERQNQALNRMLTETAFTVLHRLVALCMMEERGVLPVAVLRAGEQSEGFRLYANSAQGGLGDTTATYRAFLERVFDEVTGDLGVIFDRREPASLVFPSETCLRAVVGKLTDSELAEVWGDDETIGWVYQDFHSEKERKQMRGGKNVPADGYALAVCNQLFTPRWVVELLTDNTLGRIWIEMNGGESPMMEELPSLHRGEAHHAIPRKDPRDLRVLDPACGSGHFLLYAYDVLERIYEEAWQRHYSAPGRKGLREDYPDHAVFRRVLPTLILRHNLFGVDIDRRPLQVAALALWLRAQRSWREEEVRYSDRPPITRTNLVCAEPMPGDAKLLSEFTADLKPPVLGELVQQVWHAMRQVGETGLLLRIDQEIRSAVKRAREAWTGSSPSPDDGELFPNWDGRRHQIRELAPDPGFWDEAEGRVLQAIESYAARAAEGERILKRLFAEDAERGFAFIDLSRLRFDVVLMNPPFGHPAAGTKEELDAAYPACGHEIYAMFFQRTLELTTPYGRVGAITERDWLSQKTLRRLREQVFGEKAAVVLGVDICFGALEAKVETAAVVVDRRADLDTEALWVRLATTERKEQALQSALRGDTPGLVHTTTARRFRMLPLGAYAYWMSKRLADRVAKDSAVIQKGVTIKQGTATAEDFRFVRAHWEVEPGVIGLNRKWPRFAKGGEYRHFWDDVHLLLKWDGNGEELKAFSRSVVRNENWIGMPGIFWPLRTNLPLNPRVLPAGCAFGHKAPTAFADRDMRPSVLAVLSARPTYLLLLPWLNTNDWSSRSISKSYEVGVVNSMPWPGELKLGHKVEEIVLSAIGHARAGQLVEDETAETCAAFVLPTGLCKNAGTLASLGEARARSREEAFVALATASARIDEAVASAYDFDYRDHEVLSQEMEPGVETLSSGEIPDAVAFQSAYTSKSALDPTTIAPNAANSVHVVAERRREKLHSGLRSEEDLCRLFSLTPERVVQMRRSLGLLRTEDVERAASDIVSWAVGAAFGRWDVRLLDHTGWTPGWLDPWGPLPVCPLGQLVDGSGLPASAERIASSEWWLSRREATIPPRVVEHNGCRWLVDESGNRVAEAEVAAAEYPLTVAWDGILRDDALEDGSPTRHPMDLSRRVQQVFELVWATEHAAREAELADALGVASLRDWFRRTDSFFSDHLKRYSKSGRKAPIYWPLSTDDGLLTLWIYYPRLNASMLAGLVNHLDQHLAYLRREVDALELRRKQLRVSDADQARADTLAGAIESRTRMLNTLRGLVDRAWSPHLDDGVVVTAGPLRDLFRHRDWRKLVNEVWAEMMDGEHDWSHVAMWARPDEVLRRCRTEKDLAIAHNRLDLYIEPAPTNRRGRKKVTQLELDAAADEEMGDD; this is encoded by the coding sequence ATGGCTCTCCATCCGAAAGCCCGAAAGATCCTGACGAAGGCAGTGAACGCCTGCCGGGATGCTCTCGAGCGCGACACGCGGGACCAACTGGAGCGCGTCTTCGGATTTCAGCGCTCAGGTGTGCCGCGGCCGGTTACTTCACTGGAACTAGATCCAAGTGAGCTCGCGATCAGCGAGGCTCTCAGAGAGTGGCACCGGCACCTCACAGGGTTGTTCCGGGGGACGCAAGAGGAACGTCAGAATCAGGCGCTTAATCGCATGTTGACGGAGACCGCCTTCACGGTGCTCCACCGCCTTGTCGCGCTGTGCATGATGGAGGAGCGTGGGGTTCTACCTGTTGCGGTGCTCCGAGCCGGTGAGCAGTCTGAGGGCTTCCGCTTGTATGCAAACAGCGCTCAGGGCGGTTTGGGCGACACTACCGCGACCTATCGTGCCTTCCTTGAGCGCGTGTTTGATGAGGTCACCGGCGACCTCGGAGTGATTTTTGATCGGCGCGAGCCAGCGTCGCTGGTGTTCCCCAGCGAGACCTGCCTTCGGGCTGTGGTGGGCAAGCTGACCGACTCGGAACTCGCCGAGGTTTGGGGCGACGATGAGACCATCGGATGGGTCTACCAGGACTTTCATTCGGAGAAGGAACGGAAGCAGATGCGGGGTGGGAAGAACGTCCCCGCAGACGGCTATGCCCTTGCAGTATGTAACCAGTTGTTTACGCCCCGCTGGGTGGTCGAACTGCTGACGGACAACACCCTAGGGCGCATCTGGATAGAGATGAATGGTGGCGAGTCGCCCATGATGGAGGAACTGCCAAGCTTACATCGTGGCGAAGCCCACCATGCGATTCCTCGCAAAGACCCACGTGACCTGCGTGTTCTTGACCCCGCCTGCGGCAGCGGCCACTTTCTGCTGTATGCCTACGACGTTCTCGAGCGCATCTATGAAGAAGCCTGGCAGAGGCATTACAGCGCGCCTGGTCGCAAAGGCCTGCGCGAGGACTACCCGGATCACGCGGTCTTCCGGCGGGTGCTTCCGACTCTGATCCTCCGCCACAACCTATTCGGCGTAGATATCGACCGACGCCCGCTCCAGGTGGCGGCGCTTGCCCTCTGGCTGCGAGCGCAGCGCTCCTGGCGTGAGGAGGAGGTGCGCTATTCCGACCGTCCTCCAATTACTCGCACGAACCTAGTTTGTGCCGAGCCCATGCCCGGTGATGCGAAACTTCTTTCCGAGTTTACTGCCGATCTAAAACCTCCTGTGCTTGGAGAACTGGTGCAGCAGGTATGGCATGCCATGCGGCAAGTGGGTGAAACGGGTCTGCTACTACGCATCGATCAGGAGATTCGGTCTGCGGTGAAGCGCGCCCGCGAGGCTTGGACCGGTAGTTCGCCGTCTCCTGATGACGGAGAGCTGTTCCCTAACTGGGATGGACGCCGACACCAGATTCGAGAACTCGCTCCCGATCCGGGATTCTGGGATGAGGCAGAGGGCCGCGTGCTGCAAGCCATTGAAAGTTACGCTGCCCGCGCAGCAGAGGGAGAACGCATCCTGAAGCGCCTCTTCGCGGAAGATGCGGAGCGGGGGTTCGCCTTTATCGATCTGTCGCGACTGCGGTTCGACGTGGTGCTGATGAATCCGCCCTTCGGACACCCAGCCGCTGGGACGAAGGAGGAACTTGACGCAGCCTACCCGGCATGTGGGCACGAGATTTACGCGATGTTCTTCCAGCGAACATTGGAACTCACGACCCCCTACGGACGCGTCGGTGCTATCACAGAGCGGGACTGGCTTAGCCAGAAGACCCTGCGTAGGCTGCGCGAGCAGGTATTCGGCGAGAAGGCTGCCGTCGTTTTGGGGGTAGACATATGCTTCGGCGCGCTAGAGGCAAAGGTCGAAACGGCAGCAGTGGTTGTCGACCGGCGTGCTGACCTCGATACGGAAGCGCTGTGGGTTCGGCTCGCGACCACGGAGCGCAAGGAGCAGGCGCTCCAGTCCGCCTTGAGAGGCGACACACCGGGGTTGGTGCATACGACGACCGCACGTCGGTTTCGGATGCTTCCGTTAGGTGCGTATGCCTATTGGATGTCGAAAAGGCTCGCGGATCGTGTAGCAAAGGACTCAGCAGTCATACAGAAAGGTGTGACTATCAAGCAGGGTACAGCGACTGCTGAGGATTTTCGCTTCGTGCGAGCCCACTGGGAAGTAGAGCCCGGTGTGATTGGGCTTAACCGCAAGTGGCCAAGGTTCGCAAAGGGTGGTGAGTATCGTCACTTTTGGGACGACGTGCACCTCCTTCTCAAATGGGATGGAAATGGAGAGGAACTTAAAGCATTCAGTCGAAGTGTCGTCAGGAACGAGAACTGGATCGGAATGCCTGGCATCTTTTGGCCCTTGCGGACTAACCTGCCGTTGAACCCACGAGTTCTACCCGCGGGTTGTGCGTTTGGCCACAAGGCTCCGACCGCTTTCGCTGACCGAGATATGCGGCCGTCCGTGTTAGCCGTTCTAAGTGCGCGGCCGACGTACCTTCTGCTTTTGCCTTGGCTCAACACGAATGACTGGTCGTCGCGCTCCATTTCCAAGTCTTACGAGGTAGGCGTTGTCAACTCGATGCCTTGGCCGGGTGAACTGAAGCTTGGCCATAAGGTCGAAGAGATCGTGCTCTCAGCGATAGGTCACGCCCGCGCTGGCCAGCTTGTTGAGGACGAGACAGCAGAGACGTGTGCTGCGTTCGTGCTTCCCACTGGCCTCTGCAAGAACGCAGGGACATTGGCTTCCTTAGGGGAAGCTCGTGCGCGGTCTCGTGAAGAAGCCTTCGTGGCGCTTGCGACGGCATCGGCGAGGATCGATGAGGCGGTGGCCAGTGCATACGACTTCGACTATCGGGACCACGAGGTCCTATCTCAGGAGATGGAACCTGGCGTAGAAACGTTGTCTTCGGGGGAGATACCGGACGCGGTCGCTTTCCAATCCGCTTACACTTCAAAGAGTGCACTAGATCCGACTACTATTGCGCCGAACGCTGCGAACTCGGTCCACGTAGTAGCGGAACGTCGAAGGGAAAAGCTCCATTCGGGCCTTCGGTCGGAGGAGGATCTATGTCGGCTGTTCTCCCTTACACCGGAGCGCGTGGTGCAGATGCGCCGATCCTTGGGGCTCCTGCGAACCGAAGATGTTGAGCGGGCTGCTTCTGACATCGTTAGTTGGGCAGTTGGCGCTGCTTTCGGGCGCTGGGACGTGCGTCTTCTCGACCATACAGGCTGGACACCGGGCTGGTTGGACCCATGGGGCCCACTTCCGGTTTGTCCTCTCGGCCAACTCGTCGATGGGAGTGGGCTCCCAGCTTCCGCAGAGAGAATTGCGTCGTCCGAATGGTGGCTGTCGCGCCGAGAAGCCACAATCCCGCCACGCGTTGTAGAGCACAACGGCTGTCGATGGCTCGTAGACGAGAGCGGAAACCGCGTTGCAGAAGCAGAGGTAGCCGCCGCCGAATACCCGCTGACTGTAGCGTGGGACGGCATTTTGCGAGATGACGCTCTTGAGGACGGATCGCCTACTCGCCACCCGATGGACCTGTCGCGTCGGGTGCAGCAGGTATTTGAGCTGGTGTGGGCAACGGAGCACGCCGCGCGTGAGGCTGAATTGGCCGACGCACTCGGGGTCGCCTCGCTGCGCGACTGGTTCCGGCGGACGGACAGCTTTTTCTCGGACCACCTTAAGCGCTACAGCAAGAGTGGACGAAAGGCGCCGATCTACTGGCCCCTGTCCACGGACGACGGGTTGCTCACTCTTTGGATATATTACCCCCGGCTCAACGCTTCCATGCTGGCCGGGCTAGTGAATCATCTTGACCAGCACCTTGCCTACCTTCGGCGCGAGGTAGACGCCTTGGAACTACGGCGCAAGCAGCTTCGTGTATCGGACGCCGACCAAGCACGCGCGGACACGCTGGCGGGGGCCATCGAAAGCCGTACTCGCATGCTGAACACGTTGCGTGGCTTGGTGGACCGCGCTTGGTCGCCCCACTTGGACGATGGTGTTGTGGTTACCGCAGGCCCGCTTCGCGATCTTTTCCGACACCGCGATTGGCGCAAACTCGTTAACGAGGTGTGGGCCGAGATGATGGACGGGGAGCACGACTGGTCGCATGTCGCAATGTGGGCACGGCCGGACGAGGTGTTAAGGCGCTGTCGTACCGAGAAAGACCTCGCTATCGCGCACAATCGCCTTGACCTCTATATCGAACCGGCACCGACCAACCGCCGAGGGCGGAAGAAGGTAACGCAGCTCGAACTCGACGCCGCTGCCGACGAGGAGATGGGTGATGACTGA
- a CDS encoding AAA family ATPase, with amino-acid sequence MTESIRVQVDEIRLRNFRAFENARLRLSDLTFVLGRNGSGKSSLLDAVEFLRECIEDSLPNALDRRGGILKVRRVGADNESDSRLGLAVCLRLQVGERTLSAVYGFELHGTSGTPGYSVREGIQFAGGGGPSFDRRDDNFESSIKISPVPPAMRLVLPHVLGADSVWEAIGQAIGGLRAYQLDPSVIGSLPPIDEGSRLARNGVNVGDVLRHLEGGREHRWIEEHIAAFTDGVQKVRTDSVIGRRLLLIEQDTGTGTFTTFDATQISQGTLRALAVLLALRQQPAPTLVLIDEIENSVHPSAVAVLVGAAEAMCGAFPVVLTSHSPEVLSHPACTAERVRLVEWQKGRSRVHRLNEDTAKAVSPLNTVGDMLRSNALWPEEHPEELEGDLFTISEPSA; translated from the coding sequence ATGACTGAGTCGATTCGGGTTCAGGTAGACGAAATTCGCCTGCGGAACTTTCGGGCTTTCGAGAATGCCCGGCTGCGGCTTTCGGATTTGACGTTCGTGCTGGGGCGAAACGGGAGTGGGAAGTCGAGCTTGCTCGACGCGGTAGAGTTCCTGCGAGAGTGTATCGAGGATAGCCTGCCGAATGCCCTCGATCGCCGAGGTGGTATTCTCAAGGTACGCCGTGTGGGAGCCGACAATGAATCCGACTCACGACTAGGCTTGGCGGTATGCCTGCGGCTCCAAGTCGGTGAGCGCACTCTCTCAGCCGTGTATGGTTTCGAACTTCACGGGACGTCGGGTACCCCTGGCTACTCCGTGAGAGAGGGCATCCAGTTTGCCGGCGGTGGCGGGCCATCTTTCGACCGCAGAGACGACAACTTCGAATCTTCGATTAAAATCAGTCCGGTTCCTCCAGCGATGCGGCTAGTCCTCCCGCATGTGCTAGGCGCAGATAGCGTGTGGGAAGCGATAGGACAGGCCATTGGGGGCCTGCGGGCCTACCAGCTTGATCCTTCAGTTATCGGGAGCTTGCCCCCTATCGACGAAGGCTCGCGTCTTGCGCGTAACGGCGTGAACGTAGGGGATGTTTTGCGCCACCTCGAAGGCGGGAGAGAGCACCGCTGGATCGAGGAGCACATTGCCGCATTCACCGATGGGGTCCAAAAGGTGCGCACGGATTCGGTAATCGGGCGACGCCTGCTGCTTATAGAGCAAGATACCGGTACGGGAACCTTCACAACCTTCGATGCGACGCAGATATCTCAGGGAACGTTGCGTGCCCTCGCGGTGCTGCTCGCGCTTCGTCAGCAGCCGGCACCTACCCTCGTGCTCATCGATGAGATTGAGAACTCTGTTCATCCGAGCGCGGTTGCCGTACTTGTTGGTGCCGCTGAAGCAATGTGCGGCGCATTCCCCGTGGTGCTGACGTCCCACTCTCCTGAGGTGCTCTCGCATCCAGCATGTACTGCGGAGCGTGTGCGCTTAGTGGAGTGGCAGAAGGGGCGAAGCCGGGTACACAGGCTCAACGAGGACACGGCCAAGGCGGTGAGCCCTCTCAATACCGTAGGTGACATGCTGCGCTCCAATGCGTTGTGGCCAGAGGAGCATCCGGAGGAACTGGAGGGCGACCTGTTCACCATTTCGGAGCCCTCGGCATGA
- a CDS encoding DUF4276 family protein: protein MIAAIVEGQGEEHSIPALVHRWISVRGLHGRLTLASRVVTAKGVGRLKAPYDPARHVGIEHYVEAAMRGRPDGLLVLLDADDECLKRSRGNGLAQELLERARSHARGCPVSVVVADREFEAWFLEYLDLLWEAGCFPDLSTRPEPILNAHERAGCKRAVGRTMGTAYNPAVHQRTLVAGLPVDTRIEGGPRSYRKLMKELSRLADALGVGGLA, encoded by the coding sequence ATGATCGCGGCCATCGTGGAAGGGCAAGGAGAGGAGCATTCCATTCCCGCGCTTGTGCACCGATGGATCTCGGTGCGAGGGTTACATGGGCGGCTCACCCTGGCTTCACGCGTGGTCACGGCAAAGGGGGTCGGTCGGCTCAAGGCGCCATATGACCCTGCACGTCATGTTGGCATCGAGCACTATGTTGAGGCAGCGATGCGCGGTCGGCCGGACGGGTTGCTCGTGCTGCTCGATGCTGACGACGAGTGTCTGAAGCGAAGCCGAGGCAACGGGCTCGCTCAGGAATTGCTTGAGCGGGCGCGCTCACACGCACGAGGGTGTCCCGTCTCCGTAGTTGTGGCCGACAGAGAATTCGAAGCGTGGTTCCTTGAGTACCTCGACCTCCTTTGGGAGGCTGGGTGCTTCCCCGATCTCAGTACTCGCCCAGAGCCTATTCTCAATGCCCATGAGCGTGCTGGGTGCAAGAGGGCGGTGGGCCGCACGATGGGCACGGCGTATAACCCTGCGGTGCATCAGCGCACCCTCGTAGCTGGGCTACCTGTCGATACTCGCATTGAAGGTGGACCTCGCTCGTATCGGAAGCTCATGAAGGAACTCAGCCGACTAGCTGACGCGCTCGGGGTGGGAGGTCTCGCATGA